The genomic segment ATCGGGGAAGATGGCGTTATCCACATAAGCAAGACGGAAAATGAAAGCTTGTGGAAACTTCTGAACGAACGCTTTGTCCCTAGCTTCCAGGCGTTACGCTATGAATATTCAAATGCGAGAGGCCGTACGGTTAGCGATTATGTCGATGACATTTGGGATGGCATGAGCGAGGTCTTTAACAAGAACTTGATTACGAACGGTGATTTTAAGGACGGCGGTAAGGACTGGATATTCCATACGCAGTTTCGTGGAGTGGCTGACACGGCGATTGTCCAGGAAAAGAATTCGAATGTAATGAGCGTTCGTGTGACTAATGGTGGAGATACTTCTTTTAGTGTCCAGCTGCTCCATGAAAATATCCCTGTAGTTGCTGGTGCGACGTACAAGTTTGTATTTACTATCTGGTCTGATGTCGAGGATTCTGTTACGGCCCGATTGGGAACGTACTTGCGCTATACGACTAATGGTTTCCAGGAACATGTCTTTGTTTCGAAGGCTGGGAAATCGTTTGAAATAGAATTTTCGCCATCGGTAACGGACCCGTTTGCTCGCCTGGATTTGAATCTGGGACGCAGGAAACGGACGTTCTGGATCAAGGACGTGCAGTTGATTAGAATTAAGTAGTTTGCTAAATTCTAGTCATTATGGCTACTATTCCTACTCTAAAAGAAAATCTCGTTATTGAAAATATCCGCCCGAGCATCGAGGGCGGCCGCTTCATGCTCAAGCGTGAACCCGGTGACACAGTGACACTCCAGGCTGACATCTTCCGCCACAGTCACGAAAAGTACGATGCAGCGATTTTTTACCGCCACGTTTCCAAGAAAAAGTGGGAACAGGCTCCGATGCACTTTGTGGACAACGACCTTTGGGAAGGCTCCTTCACGGTGGGAAACATCGGTTATTACGAATACAAGATTTGCGCATGGACCAAGGAACCGAAGGACGTTCCGACTGAAAGTCCAGTGATGAAGCTCCGTGTGGACCCGGTCTACAGCCGCGTGGGTACGTGGTACGAAATGTGGCCGAAGAGCCAGGGCACGGACCCGAACAAGAGCGCAACGTGGAAAGATTGCGAGAAGCAACTCGACTACATTGCGGGGCTTGGCTTTGATACGGTTTACCTTGTTCCGATCCACCCGATTGGTGTCACGAACCGCAAGGGCGCAAACAACGCGCTCCACGCCAAGGTTGACAAGAAGGGCAATCCGCTTGAACCGGGATGCCCGTACGCTGTCGGTAACAAGAACGGTGGTCATTACGATGTGGACCCGGAACTCGGGACCATGAAGGACTTCGAACATTTTGCAAAAGCCGCTCGCGCCAAGGGTCTCCGCCTTGCTTTGGACATTGCGCTCAACTGCAGCCCGGACCATCCGTATGTGAAGTCGCACCCGGAATGGTTCTACCACGAACCGGATGGTAGCATCAAGTTTGCAGAAAACCCGCCCAAGAAGTACGAAGACATTTATCCGTTCGACTACTACAACGAGAACTACAAGGCTCTGTGGCAGGAAATCGAGAACATTATTTTGTTCTGGGCGGACAAGGGCGTTGAAATTTTCCGTATCGACAACCCGCATACGAAACCGTTCCCGTTCTGGGAATGGCTCATCGCCGACGTGAAGGAAAAGCGCCCGGAACTCGTGTTCCTCGCCGAAGCATTCACGCGTCCGAAGATGATGCACCGCCTTGCAAAATCCGGCTTTGACATGAGCTACACGTATTTCGCATGGCGCTCTGCAAAGTGGGAATTTGAACAGTACTTGAAGGAACTCACGCAGTCCGACGCTAAGGAATACATGCGTGGAATCTTCTTCCCGACGACGCCGGATATCTTCCCGAAGTATCTTGCATACAAAGGTGCAAACGCGTTTAAGCAGCGCTATTTCTTGGCCGCGACGCTTTCGAGCCTCACGGGTATGTACAACGGATACGAACTTTGCGAAAATATCCCAAGCCCGATCAAGGAAGAACTTGCCGATAGCGAAAAGTATCAGTACAAAGTACACAACTGGTCTGGTCCGGGCATTCAGGACTTTGTTCGTCGTCTGAATGTCGCTCGTCAGGAGCATGTTGCCTTGCAGGAATACGATAACCTCGATTTCCATTACGCTCAGAACGACCAGCTTATGGTTTACTCCAAGAAGTCTGGCGATGACGTGATTCTCTGCGTGTGCAATATGGACATGGACCACGTGCAGGAAGGTATTGTTGAACTCGACATGGCTAAGCTTGGCCTCCAGAACGATTCGTTCTTCTTCTTGAAGGACATCGTGACCGACGAAAGCTATGTCTGGCGTGGCAACAAAAACTACGTGAAGCTTGACCCTGCAAAGGCTCCTGGCCATATGTTCGTGGTGAAGAAAATCTAAAACTCGCGAATCGCGAACGAAACGCCTCAATCGCAATTAGAAACGCCCCGGAAGCCGCCGCTCCCGGGGCGTTTCTTTTTGGGGGAATGCTCACAAAAACTCTTTTTAAAAGCTTTTTTTGTGTCTTTTTTAGAGGATTAAATCTAATTTTAGACGAGGTATTTAAAGGATGATTATGAAAAAAATTTTATTGAGTTCGATATTGGCTGCGGGCGCCGTTGCAATGTATAGCGCCTGCTCTGATGATTCTCCATCTCCGCTTACTCCGTCTGTTGCGGCTTCTTCATCGAGTGTCGATTGGTTTGTAAGCAGCTCTGGTGTAGATGGAAGTGGCGATTTGGGATCAAGCTCTTCTGTGGCGCCGGGATCCAGTGCCTCTAACTCGAGTTCTTCTGTGGTTGTTCCGCCTAATTCGGCGACGAGTTCTAGCAATGGTGGGTCGTCTCAGTCGAGTTCTTCAGTCAATCCGACATCTAGCGCCACTCCGAATTCGTCTGCCGTTGAAAGCTCTAGCAGTGCTGAACCAGAATTAGGTGCAGATGGATTCCCGACTCTTGAATCTTACGGCCCGCCTCCGGCCGAATACACCAAGGACATCAGCGCTACGGCAAAGCGCGGTTGGAATACC from the Fibrobacter sp. UWB4 genome contains:
- a CDS encoding alpha-1,4-glucan--maltose-1-phosphate maltosyltransferase encodes the protein MATIPTLKENLVIENIRPSIEGGRFMLKREPGDTVTLQADIFRHSHEKYDAAIFYRHVSKKKWEQAPMHFVDNDLWEGSFTVGNIGYYEYKICAWTKEPKDVPTESPVMKLRVDPVYSRVGTWYEMWPKSQGTDPNKSATWKDCEKQLDYIAGLGFDTVYLVPIHPIGVTNRKGANNALHAKVDKKGNPLEPGCPYAVGNKNGGHYDVDPELGTMKDFEHFAKAARAKGLRLALDIALNCSPDHPYVKSHPEWFYHEPDGSIKFAENPPKKYEDIYPFDYYNENYKALWQEIENIILFWADKGVEIFRIDNPHTKPFPFWEWLIADVKEKRPELVFLAEAFTRPKMMHRLAKSGFDMSYTYFAWRSAKWEFEQYLKELTQSDAKEYMRGIFFPTTPDIFPKYLAYKGANAFKQRYFLAATLSSLTGMYNGYELCENIPSPIKEELADSEKYQYKVHNWSGPGIQDFVRRLNVARQEHVALQEYDNLDFHYAQNDQLMVYSKKSGDDVILCVCNMDMDHVQEGIVELDMAKLGLQNDSFFFLKDIVTDESYVWRGNKNYVKLDPAKAPGHMFVVKKI